ggaaattaaaaaaattatgagactttggggatatgtagaggatatataaatatatgtattacgcaattttttctgCTCCTCACATttactctgagggggtgaaattgacccctgaaaatccaattattttccgattttgtgttataactcgcgaactgatagtaaaagaatgtaaaatttgaaattttaaagaataaaaaatattaataaatataatttaattaacaataaattcaaatatttaatattaatattttgattAAATCTTTATATTAtactaatttataaatatataaaagaaatttaattttctatgtgTAGGGTATGAGTCTAATAGCTTGAATTAGCTTATTTAtgtacttataaatttattaatttactatACTATTTACTATATTTAGTAATAGtcaaaattttattacatatGTATTTCATCAAGAAAAACCCAACTTCAAAAGGAAAATATTCCTTTTATCAGGTACATTACTTAGATTATATTGAAATtctagtcctaattaaaaaaaaacgtaacttttctctgaaattttttttctatctcttactttctcaggggtcaatttcaccctctcgaagtgaatttgggcagcaaaaagaaGGTTCATAATTTgatgaatttccgggttgaaGATCTTCCCTTTAAAGAACGAAAATAACtttagaaatttattaatttatcacCTACatttcctttattaatataacACACGTAACTATATTTCCTCGACAGTGTTTAGAACCTCCTCCAATTTATATTCACTTCGCATTCCGTTTAATTCCGAAGACGTTCAGCTGCACTAAATAAGAATCACATTTGCAATTAATTGCACCCACGTCACGATCACAAAGGAGGAGCCATAAATCTTGGGGGTTGATATAATACCCTGTCACGGTTTGTCGCCCCCGTCTCGAACTGGCACAGTAATCGCACACGGCCTATCTCTGTGCCGAAGAAAGCACGATTCGAAGATTGATGAAAACGCAAAATTGCTATTTGGTCACGCGAGCCTTTTCGCCGCCCCTCCCAGAATAAACTGCTCCTTTTGTGTTTTAGGGGCAGCAGCGAGACTTCGACGTCGGCGGTTTGCGTTACCAGGCGGAGAAGTCCCAACGGCAGCGCGATCATCGGCTATACGATCgttacgaaaatttaaagaacGGCCACTACGCCTCCCAGGGCGAGGAACGAGAGGGCGAAACTTCCGGTTACGCCAGCGACTCCGTGGACGTTCCTGTATCGACTACAGGAAGTAGGTTCCTTTAATTTTAGACCTACCAGTTCAATGTTTCACACGGGGTATAATCTAAGCATACTATATGTACATATAGGGGTTTACAAACTTAGGGGTTGATAgtatttattgaaagaaatgaaaatagatATATCCAAAAAGTAAATCTTTTAGAAATAAGTAGCTTTCTCTTTTTAAGCAAGTTTTTTTAGTATtcagtttttttaattagtaaatCTTGCTTAAGGGAGGAAAGCTAATTATTTCTAAAAgaattactatttcttttagtattcagttttttaaatagtaaatcTTGCTTAAGAGAGGAAAGCTAATTATTTCTAAAagaattactattttttttagtattcaGTTGTTTAATTagtaaatcaattattgttcTCCTATTTCATGTTTCCAAGTCTTGCTAACTCTCCATAGCCAcactttcttataatcacaaattagtcACGTGGGGTTCGCTGCACCCCAGTGTCATTTTTAAgttaccattttcatatttttgagtcctttaaattttgagtgataattgtacattcacaATACTCATGCAATCATGCCCCAATAGTCTTCTTTTAGAAATCTAAATTCGTATTTGTAAAAGTGGTTGTGGATGaaagcaattttttttgttaaaattcaacaaagttataaattttattattaagttctaaaaatttatagaaaaattggaaaaaatatatCCTGGGGTGCGACACACCCCGCGTAACCACGAAGGATTAACAATGTTTGTCACTTGAGAAATATATTGACGCACTTGCAATTACAAGACACTTACCAAAATTAAGGGGAAAGAAAATTTCAACCACCTTTTATacatgtatatttattatatttagtcCATTGTTTGacttgtaaataaatatacagggtggcccaCTTAACTCTTAGCAGTTTAATGCCTCAAAAACTTCTCGATCAATTTTAATCGGTCCCTTCTCAAATTTTGTAGATCCCTGAGACCGCTAAACCTGTGTTAAGCTGTTATAGTTGtgtgaaattaaattacatgCAATTCTCTGGCTTGTGCTAGCACTGTTACCTGGCTGCAAACCACCAGGGGCAGAAATGATCGAGAAGACTTGGCAGAATCCCTACTATAGGACGCCCGAAAGTTCGTTACCACCATCAAGGAGATTATCTGATGGTAGGATAGGCGAACTTAACAGGCCAAGGTGGGGTGGTGTCTGGGGTCAGGAGACAACACGAGGAGATCCACCACCACCTTCCTGGTTGTCAAGATTGGGACACTCGAGTCAAGTATGATCATTCAGAAGACTCCTTACAATTCAATTTTACTAATTCCCTTTCTctaacagggggggggggcaggccaatgggccttaataatagagatatttagatgtaaattattaatccatggctcgtcaaaatcgatgtctatcacaccctgtcctccccttgtaagcaaAGTAAGTGTTGGGAATAAGGCCCAGCCGTCATTTTTCCCAGATAGATCAATTTACAAGATTGGTATATCTAtgtattgttttttattaaatgGATGGACCTAATTACCTGCTCTACACGAAATAAGGCCCATTTACAAGGTTTTTATAAacctaaaaattttcgttttttttttgttttcatatGTTATTCAAAATATCACAGTTTATAGTTTATTGTTCATAGATTTCTATGAAATAAACGGTTCTAAAAAATAAGTATAGTTTTgtcgataaaaaaatagggatcttcaagtgggccttattacccgcatTTACTTTACAATATTCTTATTTctctaatataaatataattgagtcgaccagtggcggatttgtaGATTCGCCGACCCTGGGTTCACAAGCGTCTGTCGCCTTTTCtgcgaaatataaaaatatatttcaattgaAAAGAgttgagaaaattttaaaattaattgaatatgacaactcacgtaaataaattattgctaGTTTGCTGGATGAGAaaaaagtgaattatttttaaagttgtcacaagcctctgtgttcaaacgtttttcgatttctttcaaccaaaatttgccgctctaggctgcagcctacttagcctatatacaaatccacTCCAGGAATTGACGTCTAATTTATATTCATTGACCAAACGGACTACATACACAGAATTCAAGAACAAGTATGTAATTGCAAGTTTTGGCCTTATAAAGGCAGGAGCGGATTTATGTATAGGCTAAGTtagctgcagcctagggcggcaaatttttgggagacATAATTCTCGAGCGGCGCTAAATTTTGGAGAGaagcaaatttttgggagcgacaaTTTTGAGGGGCGGTAACTTTTGGAGAGAAGCAATTTTTACGGAGCGGGGAATTTTGGAGggtgaaaattttggggagcggcaaattatGAGAggggcggtaaattttggggagaagCAAATTTTACGGTGTgagaaattttggggagcggcaaatctGGGGGCGCAAATTTTAAacgataaaaattgataaatattgaaacacaggggcttgaggcaactttaaaaacaattcacatttttttcgtgtagcgaattagcaaaaACTCACACGTGAGTAgccatattaaattaattttaaaatgtcccgacttttttcaattaaaatattttataatatttcacggaaagggtggcagacaCTTGTTAGTCTAGCGGCGCCAAATTTCAAAATCCGCCTCTGCGTAAAGGATACAGACAGGGAATCCCAAAGCTGtagaaaagtattattcttcCTCCTGGTTCTTGCACCGTTTCAACAAAACCCATGGCACAATATTTCCCCACTCAATTGACCATTCACCTTTGTCAATGTTCGTCAAGGTATTGGTTATTAATCACGAGAGTACCAGTAGCTCGGACAGCTCGACGGTAGGCTCAACTGGATCTGACAACAAGACTTATCTCCGTGGCCACAACATTCCCGTCGATGCGGACGTTCTTCAGGAACGAGAAGCGAAGAGGCAAAAGGCCCTGGAGCTTCAAACTGCCATTAAAAAGCAGCTCGAGGAAAAGGATCGACTGAGGAGGGAGGAAAAGGAGAGGAGGCTGAGGGAGGAACGTTTGGAGGAGGAACGCATCAAACGGGAAAGGGAGAAGGAACAGGAGAGGTATAACTGTATTAATATTCTCTAACGCAGCGTTTCCCTAACTTGTCCTACCGTGGAGCACTTCACAAATCCTGAAATTTTAAAGAACACCTTGGTTACTTTGCGGGGTAggtacaataaaataaataagtaaatctaagcgttaacaaaaaaaaacgaatatttattctgaaatgataattatttaaaacaaaacacataaaaatagtaaaatgaaCTGCTTAGTATATGTATATTCTAAAATTACATCCTTAAAGGGGGAGAATCCTAGTTTTTGGGCTacaaacatagcaaaatttgggaatttttttaaaagaaactagcgattgtatttatctgaaattttgaCCATGTTATTATGCATCGTTGAacaagttgcatcttttttataaattttaataataaatataagagttatgctgcataaaaccatggtccaaatttcagtgaaaatcgaatcgctagtttctgaAGAAAAATCCCTAAATTTTGCTGTGATTTTAGACCACCAAATAAGattattatttcctttaaaGATCCCCCTTTAAAGACTTCGGTGTCAACAACCGCGGGCCACTGTCAGGACACGCAGAGGGAGGATCGTCTGATTTGGAAACAAACTTGAACTCCTCGCAGCCATTAAAAACATTCCACTTTCACATGTattaattttgataattttccaCGGAACATAGTTTGGGAGACGCTGCTCAAACGTATCGCCTTGAATTACCCAAATACAATAAGCCGTGATAATAAAATAACTAATCTTTGAATCAGACTCGAAGAAGAACAAAGACGAttaagagaaagggagagggctAAATTACGGCAAGCCGAAGCAATGCGGGAGGTTTTGGAAGCTGCAGAGCGTCTGGCAAAGGAGCAGAAAAGGAATCGACGCAAGCGGGACGAGAGTGACGAAGAGACCACGGTTATCTCCTCCAGAAACAGCGAGTCCAATGTTTCGAACGTGGGCCAGCTGGGTCAGGATTGCCTGAGCGTTGGGACTCGGCAGAATCTGGCGTTCGATAACGAAGCTCCGAACgcgaaagaagagaaagagacgTTAAACGAGAAAGAGAGTAACGCCGATGATAGTAAGGAACCGTTGGACATGTTCAGTAAACCGGGACAAGATGCGAACGATGTAAAGTCTGTCCAAGTCCCTATTAGCAAGGATGTTGCGATAGTGTTGAGTGGCAGACTCGAGGACCCAGAGTTGTTGAGCAAAGCGAATCTGCAGTTGGTGAACTTGGTGCTGACTCCAACGCCCAGGAGATTCGATAATGATCCGAGCAATCTATCCGCAGGCTTGAATACCCTCGTGCACAATTCGGGGGCCATGAATTTTACCTGCGCTGCGCCCAGGATACCGTCGACCATCGTGGAGAACAGATTGCTCACGCCCAGCAAGTACAGACTGGCGAACGGCCGAGACTTTGGCACGCAAACGGACGTCGAAAGCGACCTCCAAGATTTTCGGGAGAAATTGCAAGGACCCACGATCAAGGATCTGTCTACCAAGGACCGCAAGGACGCGACGAATGCTAGTAAAAGGGACACCGAAAAGTGAGTCGCACTACGGTGCATTGAATCGCTTGAAAACTTGAAGAGTCGTAGAGgatattattcttctgtcttgCAAATAGAAGCggtaattattatttcatttcgttCCACGAGATTA
Above is a genomic segment from Andrena cerasifolii isolate SP2316 chromosome 12, iyAndCera1_principal, whole genome shotgun sequence containing:
- the LOC143375050 gene encoding uncharacterized protein LOC143375050 isoform X3: MTGRTSLVEQKRIQWAKEREEMARLSGSWGLLKNNINIRTSSRGRMSLAETKDKLASPKPFRAAGHYGSTVSLKSLATESSGNGTTSLKCLDCNGGSLINLHEQPDVSHIRHRSPSLPPIYNKDQQQYLSQGQQRDFDVGGLRYQAEKSQRQRDHRLYDRYENLKNGHYASQGEEREGETSGYASDSVDVPVSTTGTLLPGCKPPGAEMIEKTWQNPYYRTPESSLPPSRRLSDGRIGELNRPRWGGVWGQETTRGDPPPPSWLSRLGHSSQVLVINHESTSSSDSSTVGSTGSDNKTYLRGHNIPVDADVLQEREAKRQKALELQTAIKKQLEEKDRLRREEKERRLREERLEEERIKREREKEQERLEEEQRRLRERERAKLRQAEAMREVLEAAERLAKEQKRNRRKRDESDEETTVISSRNSESNVSNVGQLGQDCLSVGTRQNLAFDNEAPNAKEEKETLNEKESNADDSKEPLDMFSKPGQDANDVKSVQVPISKDVAIVLSGRLEDPELLSKANLQLVNLVLTPTPRRFDNDPSNLSAGLNTLVHNSGAMNFTCAAPRIPSTIVENRLLTPSKYRLANGRDFGTQTDVESDLQDFREKLQGPTIKDLSTKDRKDATNASKRDTEKPVNVGSTGEITVKTLPRSKSQPRTSIDSRPQWNANRPGTRYRTQSEKDPHYQRRLRMRRRQVESSDERSRSPSPDRRKLISIKPKLRTANRRKVKVDSYDADLSMDSLNSIVQLRTDKNGRINIEDNKCERDRARSDNDHVYEADNVRQSGNENSNVWCGREILSKLSTLKNM
- the LOC143375050 gene encoding uncharacterized protein LOC143375050 isoform X1 gives rise to the protein MTGRTSLVEQKRIQWAKEREEMARLSGSWGLLKNNINIRTSSRGRMSLAETKDKLASPKPFRAAGHYGSTVSLKSLATESSGNGTTSLKCLDCNGGSLINLHEQPDVSHIRHRSPSLPPIYNKDQQQYLSQGQQRDFDVGGLRYQAEKSQRQRDHRLYDRYENLKNGHYASQGEEREGETSGYASDSVDVPVSTTGTLLPGCKPPGAEMIEKTWQNPYYRTPESSLPPSRRLSDGRIGELNRPRWGGVWGQETTRGDPPPPSWLSRLGHSSQVLVINHESTSSSDSSTVGSTGSDNKTYLRGHNIPVDADVLQEREAKRQKALELQTAIKKQLEEKDRLRREEKERRLREERLEEERIKREREKEQERLEEEQRRLRERERAKLRQAEAMREVLEAAERLAKEQKRNRRKRDESDEETTVISSRNSESNVSNVGQLGQDCLSVGTRQNLAFDNEAPNAKEEKETLNEKESNADDSKEPLDMFSKPGQDANDVKSVQVPISKDVAIVLSGRLEDPELLSKANLQLVNLVLTPTPRRFDNDPSNLSAGLNTLVHNSGAMNFTCAAPRIPSTIVENRLLTPSKYRLANGRDFGTQTDVESDLQDFREKLQGPTIKDLSTKDRKDATNASKRDTEKPVNVGSTGEITVKTLPRSKSQPRTSIDSRPQWNANRPGTRYRTQSEKDPHYQRRLRMRRRQVESSDERSRSPSPDRRKLISIKPKLRTANRRKVKVDSYDADLSMDSLNSIVQLRTDKNGRINIEDNKCERDRARSDNDHVYEADNVRQSGNENSNVWCGREILSKLSTLKNGLLIKQIEWDSERCLVSPAASEIY
- the LOC143375050 gene encoding uncharacterized protein LOC143375050 isoform X2, which encodes MTGRTSLVEQKRIQWAKEREMARLSGSWGLLKNNINIRTSSRGRMSLAETKDKLASPKPFRAAGHYGSTVSLKSLATESSGNGTTSLKCLDCNGGSLINLHEQPDVSHIRHRSPSLPPIYNKDQQQYLSQGQQRDFDVGGLRYQAEKSQRQRDHRLYDRYENLKNGHYASQGEEREGETSGYASDSVDVPVSTTGTLLPGCKPPGAEMIEKTWQNPYYRTPESSLPPSRRLSDGRIGELNRPRWGGVWGQETTRGDPPPPSWLSRLGHSSQVLVINHESTSSSDSSTVGSTGSDNKTYLRGHNIPVDADVLQEREAKRQKALELQTAIKKQLEEKDRLRREEKERRLREERLEEERIKREREKEQERLEEEQRRLRERERAKLRQAEAMREVLEAAERLAKEQKRNRRKRDESDEETTVISSRNSESNVSNVGQLGQDCLSVGTRQNLAFDNEAPNAKEEKETLNEKESNADDSKEPLDMFSKPGQDANDVKSVQVPISKDVAIVLSGRLEDPELLSKANLQLVNLVLTPTPRRFDNDPSNLSAGLNTLVHNSGAMNFTCAAPRIPSTIVENRLLTPSKYRLANGRDFGTQTDVESDLQDFREKLQGPTIKDLSTKDRKDATNASKRDTEKPVNVGSTGEITVKTLPRSKSQPRTSIDSRPQWNANRPGTRYRTQSEKDPHYQRRLRMRRRQVESSDERSRSPSPDRRKLISIKPKLRTANRRKVKVDSYDADLSMDSLNSIVQLRTDKNGRINIEDNKCERDRARSDNDHVYEADNVRQSGNENSNVWCGREILSKLSTLKNGLLIKQIEWDSERCLVSPAASEIY